Genomic window (Argopecten irradians isolate NY chromosome 2, Ai_NY, whole genome shotgun sequence):
TACCCAAATCTGATGTTTAACCGATACCCTATTCTGATATTTAACCGATACCCAATTCTGATGTTTAACCAATACCAAATTATGATGTTTAACCGATACCCAATTATAATATTTAACCGATACCCAATTATAATATTTAACCGATACCCAATTATAATATTTAACCGATACCCAATTCTGATGTTTAACCTATACCCTATTCTGATGTTTAACCGAAAcccttttctgttgtttaacCGATACCCAATGCAAATATTTAACCGAAACCCAATTCTGATGTTCAACCGATACCCAATTCTAATATTTAACCGATtccctattctgatgtttaATAGATACCCAATTATGATGTTTAACCGATACCCAATTCTAATATTTAACCGATAACCTATTCTAATATTTAACCGATACCCAATTTTGATGTTTAACCTATACCATATTCCGATGTTTAACCGATAACCTATTCTGATATTTAACCGATACCCAATTTTGATGTTTAACCTATACCATATTCCGATGTTTAACCGATAACCTATTCTGATATTTAACAGATACCCTATTCTGATGTTTAACCTATACCCTATTCTGATGTTTAATTGATAACTGATTTTGATGTTTAACCGTTTCTCCATTATCATGCTTGTCAATAgactattttgatatttatctgATACTCCGCCATTCCATTTGCGAGAAGAATCATTCCATACGAATTCTTTTAGGCTATCAACTGGTATGAATCGACAAAAGGAACGCGCGGTAGTTTTCAGTATTTAGACAGCGATTTGGAATCGATTCATACGTGCAGCAAATGCCAGGTACTTCACTGTGTGTCGGTGTTTTATTCCATATTCTCTTGCTATCTATTTAAGTATGAGGATTTAGACCTTCGTTTTCTCCTATCTCATAAAACAATGATTAAACAATCTAATTTTaggaaatatataatttattccATAACGTATGGTCATTGATAAACTCACTTCATCACTAAGGTTCAACCTGGCCTGTCTCTTGTACATTTTGTGGGTATTCCCTCGAGTTGACTGATACAGTGAACTACTAAACATTGTGTGTTTCATCgtgtttatcaataattttgtatagtTTACGTCAATACTCCAGTGTCGGAAGACCCAGTGTTTCAATAACTTTAATCAGATCTAATAGGATAACGATCTTTCTTTATTTAGTTACACATTGACAGAAAACAGCATGCTTTTTATTGTCTATCAAAGTTCCAGCCAATCGAAGTCCAGCTTTCTCGACAATGGTTTGTAGCTGTTCCAGTGTATATTTACAACTGAGTCCAACACCTTCGTGAAGGTAAAGATGTTCTCCCTTCTTCATCGCCAAGTCTATACCCAAGCCAGCTGTATATAAAATAAGATATCCAAATGTTTGATATCAAGTTCAAAGATATATTAGGTATCCATATAAAttggtttcattttcatttagatttgattgaaattgcaattttatatttgtaagtACAAATTCCAGCTTTTATCAAATGGTGTTGCATCTTGTGTTCAGTAATACATTCTATGTTGCTATTGGATAAGTCGATATTGCCGTACACGTTGTGTACAGAAGACCTATGTTTTATGTGCCATTTTTTCATACTCGTGCATCAAGAAGAccttttttatgttattcaccaacaacattttgagaatcaaaatacaaaatacttacttacaatgcatacgttttattttaataagtacaaataagagctgaaaatgatatttttgcattatTTCCAAACATCATTATAATTAAATCTTCAGTGCATTGAAATGAGCATGTATGGTAAGACCATAAAACCAAGGGGTGGTTTAAGctttttgaaaaacattttttttcaattgcaTTAGTAGTTAGAAAGATATTTCTGAAGTTATGTTTTCATtcaaacatacataaggcatacacacaagaattttacaatgcataaattctgtgttgtaattaacgtttataaggcatcatacatgtttgtcaatTTAATGATTTCTCACAGCTGAGTTTTTCAAACCTTATAGTTTTAAATAGATTAGTATATGGCATATATAACTTATCGATATTATCATTTTGTCTATAAACAATATGCACCGTGGCGTAGCAATTTATGATGTGACGTCACTGTTCTATGTCCACATACTTTATACGTAGCATATTTATACTGGCTAGAGTCAGACTTACGTATAGAGTACTGGACATCCTCTTTAGCTTCAATGTAGGTCCTTATATAACTCATGTATTCAGGATTTATGTTCCGCACGAAATCCACATGATACGAGAACTTGTCTAGGTTTATCATACTGCCCTCCTCCCTGTTCAGTCTAGTAATTCCGTTCAAATTTAATCTACGTAGATAGccttaaatgataattttttttattgtacacGAGAAGATGAAGGCGATCTCCTAAAACAGTGTAATTTGTTAGATAATTGTAAACGAAAATATGAAGGCAGTCtcacaaaatattgcaatttttaaCATAATTGTAAACAATAACATGAAGGCGATCTTCCAAAATAGTGCAACTTATTAGagaattgaaaataataagATAAAGATGATCTAAAAACAGTGCAATTTGTTCGATAATTGTTAATGAAAGATAAGATTGCCTCTTACAATGTAGTATTTTTGAGGGATAGGATGGGCACTAACCTATCACGAGACAATTTTATCAGGCGATGGTGCCCTCTTATCCAGGCCGAAATGGGTTTAGTACTTCATCCGCACAATGTTATGACCCATTTTCATTTCATCGTAACAGTAATAGTAACAGGGACCTCTCGCAAAGCTATTTTAATTTACTTACCATGTTTTTAGCTTATAAGTAGAACAAACTGCACATACAGAAcagtattttgaaaattttgatccCATGGTTTAAGAAACAGAATTACCGCCATCATCATTGTAGGCCTTTAGTACAGCATCTCTACTCAGGGTGATATCAGCCGAAAATGCCAGTCGACATTGATCTGCAAGTTAAAACTGAGTTTTTATACGTGTCAAACacattaaagaaaataatggCTATCTATACACTTGTACGGAAATACGTGACTAAAACAGAAATAGGATATCATTCTTTATGAGCAAAAAGAATTTGTATGACTGGTTTCAGAAAATTTCgtatgaaataaacactcatatatggatatattacaattaaatgacaacaaatgataataataaaaaaaaaaaaaaaaaaaaacccaaaaaattaacaaacaaacaaacttcgCTATAAACTTCGCTATAAACCGCCTCTTATGAAATCCAATGTATTAAGCAATATGTAAGGCACGCATTCtccttatgtatgtttaaaacACATACCTGTCATTATGGTCGAGATGAGCCGCAACGTACTAATTTGATCCTCGTATGAAAGGTTGAAGATCGTCCCTATCCAAAGAATCAGCTTTGTTCCTTTGATCTGTCTATAAGACATAGAAAACAGACAGATGTGTATCATTGCGCAGGTCTGATTTCAAAGCAAACGTAAATCGCTTCGGTGGAAGTTATAAGATTGGTGGTTACATGCAGTGCCATATCCAAACGCGATTAAATTCAACAAGCATGGTAAAAAGTTCAAATACGAAGGTTTCCAAAGTTTTTTGCTTTTAATTTCGAAACCTTcttacaatgttttttttacctATTTCATAGGTTTATGTATGGTTTTATAACATAAAAGCTCCAAAGTTCTATATTCCATCATACCCTTGGACCTCTTTACTCTTTGGTTATAAATGATAGAGGGTTCAAAGTTTgtcaaatgtatttttttataaggAACAATATTCGCAAATATTTGCAATGCTTGAATGTCATACAACATCGTGATTTCAATGTAAAAATGACCTAGAAAGATCtacatttaatttgtatattaacCTACCTTAATTGTTCTATTCCTTCTTTGTAATCAGACACTATCGGGTGAATTTTCAGCGAGTCGCCGTATTCATTTTTTAGTTTTGTTGCTGCTTTCAACAAAAACTCTGAAAAATATCAAGGTTATCAATATTTTGACCCTGAAACTTTAAAGCTACATAGACATTCATCACATATGCATGAATACAACGCATATTGTGTTATTGGCTCGTGTTATATTTGACTCTATCCTTTCTTGGAGCTTTGTCTCAGAAAACAATACAAAGtagtattttgaaaaaaaaactaatatagAGGAAACATGCATACGAGAATTTATCCAACTTTACATTAAACATATAATTGTAGGCTAtaagcctatctgagagcgcatCGGTTAATCTATGTTTGGTAGGTTTTACAAACTGCTATGaaatagttatacatgtatataattgttATGTATGCAGTTTAGATGACAggtagataattatataaaggGTTTCCAACAGCAAAAGAGTTGATCTTGATCCATCGGTTGATCGATCTCTTATCTATGGCACGTGTTCCATTCTTATTTCTTAGTGTATTGATTTACGGACTGTACTACTAGACTTATTAGATATTAGCTAAATATTTGACATTGAATATATAACAAGAACAAAACTTTATATAGTGTTGAAGACTTTTACTTTaactttatacaaaaaatacgAGACTGCGGCTTCAAAATATATCTCAAAATTATTGTCAGTTACCAGGCTTAAAATTTCGAACCAGTAGTGTCACATAAAACATCTTTTAAGGTATATCTTTCACTgatgtttacattatattttttatgtgtaTAATCTGTAATCACACTAGAGTTTGACGTTGAATACGGTCTTTTTATTTCCGTTTCCAGTTTACCGAGAAAGTTTTCTAACTGTACATATACGGATGATTAACATTGCTCAACGTTACCGAGACATCTCTACCATAATAGTTCGCTTCGGCCAGTTCGAGGTCTCTATTTACCAACACTCTTCTCCAGATTTAGACCTGTTACCTTATCAATTCAATCACGACCTCACAAAAACAGTGTCTGAAAGTGACCATCGGTATACAGAAACATGCAAGTCTATGGCCCAAGTCATATTATTCATGACCCAATTTAGTATCGCATATTGCTAAATCAAAGAACCACAAAACACATCATAATGCTTTGAAACCGAATCAAAATACATTTGCAAGACATaaatgaagggagataaccctgtGTAATAACGTGTGTGCAGGCGACCCTTTATTATCAAAGCCGTCAATGAGTATGGCTTCCATCTTATATTAATTAGTGAGCGTTCTGGTTAAAATGCAGGTGAAGAATTTGTAATACAGTGTAGTTATTTTGATCCATTTCTATCATGTTACATTTTTATAACGGTTGTGACTCACTTATATGGATAAGTATAATGCTGTTAAACACTGCAATTTAAATGTCATTGACATATAGTGTTTGTCTTAATTCATAATAACTGTTTTAGCTGACGATGATCAACTTCTGATGACTCAAATTCACGTAtcccgtattcctcgaactacCAACCGGCTCCCTATTAGTATTTGTCTTAGACGTTTGGTTTGATGTCTAACCCCATGTTTTTGATGTCAAGGAATCAATTGAGctcataaaaaaatgttgaatgCATAAATAAAagagaaatccaaaatggcgtcCAAAATGGCCACCGAAAAATCCAATTTAGCGACCATCTTATCTGGCATTGTTTCTTTCTGTTTTGAGAGtttttttgattaaaaaattataaaatcaacTAAATTGTTTTGGAGTTTTCTATTGATTACAAAATATCTGAAAATTAACAAAAGAGTCAACCTAATATTCagttacttttgtaaatatagcatttttagtgatttggcggccattttggacgccatcttgaatatttcGTGTAGCCCAAATAGAGAGCTCAACACCCACATGGATATTTTCATATACCCCAGTAGGAATATAATCAACAAAGGCAAAACTTTATAGGAGAATTTTTGGTTTGACCCCCTGGACAACTGGCTAATTAGAATAGTttgacggccatcttgaatgCTATTTCAGACGCCATTTTGCGATTTATTCATATGTAGTTTTCAATATACAACTTAAAATTATAATACTAAATGAAACCATCAATTCAGACTATAACACCAGTTTCGTTTACAAATGGAAACATAATGTCTTTTTTTCGCttttttggcggccattttggacgccattttggatttctctATTATTTAGGCATTCAACATTATTTTTGCTGTGCTCAATTGATATCAAAAACATGGGGTTAGACAACAAAACCATACGTCTAAGACAAATACTAAAAGAGTTATGCTTAATTAAAGAatttggcagccatcttgttcaccatcTTGAATTTCTCGAATTGTCCAAGGGTAGGAACTCCACATCCACCCGGATCTCATTATACACAACCTATAGATGAACAATCAACAGAGAAAAAACCTATATCAGAAAATGTTGGGTCATACCCCTCCGCGTTTAGACTATACCTCCTGAAATGTCCAAGGGATAAAATGTCAGTGTGCTCTGTCGTTTGATCAGATCGTCGATAACAAACCGCGTCTTAGAGCAGTCACCACTACAAAGGTCAACCAAGGTCAAGTCATTGGGAGCATCCGGGATGATATCCTGCAACatcaaatagaaaaaatactatCTATTTAAGACCTTCTCTCTCTAAAAAAACAACTTCAAGTACCTCATGGTAGATAATATATTTCTCATTCTAAAAGTAGTTCAGTAGGACTATTAATCCTTGGTAAAGCATAGGAAGATTACATAAATCGAAAAAATCACAATGCAACATTTTCTTGTGAAGAGTAATCTACAGAATGTGCAATTCATCAAATTAAAGTTAGATACAAACTTTACGcttcatttacataaaatcttTACATTTGCTAGATTTATAAGGTGTTAGTTACCTGGACGTTGTGTTGCAGAATCCATGTTTCACTTGCAGTTAAATAATAGCCGTCATTAAAATCGTTATTGTCCTTTTGAAGCCTTGATCCAACTTCGTCGTATTCGTACGAGAAAGGTATATACTTTGGACTTGACTCCAATCCGGCCACCAATGTCTGCTTTAGTTCATCTGCCATATTTTCCTGTAGAATATACCGTGACAGCATTAAGAAAGTGTCCAGAGTAATAATTTAAAAGAATTGAGTGTTAATGTTATCAGGTCAATAACATGAAAAGGAGACACTTTGAACACACTGGAAGGTACCTTATAAAAAGAGAAACCTTCGATTTTCCATCTTCACTTTGAGTTCCAGTTCAAATGTCATTGTCTAACGGAACTGCGTAGTTTTCCTAAAGGTATTCACTTCGATACCATTTTCAAACTTGTTGTCCATAAAACCAAATCTCATGTTTTGGAGATGTCAACGAGTTGATTAATACTGTACAGTTGCTTATATTCGCGGggatttttattttgctaaattCGCGGGTCCATTCAAAATCGCAAAATTTCATACCTCAcgaaaataatcaaaatcatGGTTTCACGTATTATAATCTGTCATAGGAATGGGAGTTTACAAGGCCAGACAGATATATCACGAAAATAATCCCCCGCGAATAAGTCCAAAACAGTTAATCGCCAAATTTTACACTTGCAAAATTTAGTAACCAGACAGTAATGATTGTATGTTTTACTCAACAAAAGATAGTTAATCACAGAAGTTTCACCTAACATTTAATTTTGAGGAAACAATATAATGtgttttgtatcaatatttGCATTGCCAATGAACAGTATCTATATGTTGCTACTAgacccaatgtatgataatttgtAGTATTTACATTGGCAGTTAGGCTCTGGCTTACTAATTCCTTTAGAGGATGGTCACCGACGTCAAGCCTGTGTACAGGTTTAGTGAAATATAATTTCTATTTTACCAAAATAGGTATGCATTGTAGTTAAAAGGTTTGTATGGAGGtgttttatttatctttgtatatccGGTTTATGGAACAACTACAATTAACGGTTATTGTTTAGTCGATGGCAACAATCCGAAAGCAACTATCGCGCGCTATCCATTGCTAGTAACTGCCATTCAAAAAATTCAACAGAGGTGCCTTAGGGTACGACACTGGACAGCGCCTTTGTTTGTGCCTGTGGACTTGGGGTTATAGCCTCACCATGCAGAGCTTCCATTCAACTCGGTCCAATGATAACATTGTTTTCTGCTAAAATTAGCCGAAAAAGGAGACATCGTAAAAGCACCCAGTCTGCTTTGTTTTGACGCCAGCTTCGTATTTCGGTATATATATTCATAGTGCCTCAAAATCCCGAGGGTTCTTTTGACAGTAAATAGCGACCCAAAAGAATGGAAACAGTCCATTGGTATGGACAGTTTTTTGGGCACCCACTGAGCCACAGGAGCCCACGAGTGATCCATTTTCTGCTTGATTATTTCAAAGGTTCAAGCTAAACCGGAACTGTCTCTGTTGCTAGCTTTAATGCCATAAGCACTCCACCACGAACAGATTTGAAAATCGGCCTGctgatttttggaaatgacACACCATACggcaaatatacattgtaagttGTCTAACTTGGACATGGATCGTGCTCCCGAAAATTGCAAAATCTTGCACCGAGCTTCACGTATCATGGTGTTCAACATTCTATAACCAGCCCTAAAACCACAACATTATTTCACTCAAATTTGCCATAATACACGATCAAATCTCTATCGAGTATCCTGTCGGTCCAAATATCATGCTGTCACCTGTTCCACTAAATGTCAAAATCTGTATTTCAGTTCACTTATATGCTAACGTGACTCTCTAGAACACTATTGAGGATGGGGCGTAGCTAGAGTTGTTACCCAGTATATGTAACACTTGCACTTTCCAACACGAGGTGGTGTTTGTATGACACTCTAGACGTGGGGGTTAATAACTTTGAGTGTGAATGTCGGGGGGGGGGGTGATGATAAATGGGAGGGGACAGGTTTGGGAAAACAAAGGGGTGGGGGGGGgcggtggggggggggggggggggggtggcgGGGGTGGGGGGTTTCAGGCGGTGGGGGGTCAGTTGGGGGGCGGGCAGGAGgtcgggggggggggtggggccGCGCGCGGGGGGGGATGGAAAGGGGGCAGCACGGGGGTATTGGGGGAGGTAGGGTGGGGGGGGTTggagtggggtgggggggggggggggggggggggggggtggggggagggggtggaGGGGGGTTATTTGGGAACCGGGCCGAGGGGGGGGGGCGGGGCGAGGGcggaggggggggggtggggaaCGGGGGAGCATTGGGGGGGGGCAGTCGGGTGGAAGAGGGGGGGGCGCTTTGGAGGGGGGGCGGGGAAACAGGGGGTggaggtgggggaggggggggcgagcggggggcaggagggggcggcgGGGGGGGAACCAAATTAGTCGGAGGGGAGGGATGGTAAATTGAGGTTCTTGGACGTGAAGTCAAatgggcggggggggggggggcagggggggggggtatggGGGTGGGGGGTCACTACTTAccggaggggggggggggggatgggggggggggtgtcttCGAGTCAGGGGGGGCGGGAAGGACAGAAGCTCGTAAGGGTCGTGGTTGTGTTTGtacaaatcttttttttttttttggtatatgtgttttttttttttttttttttttttttttcattttatttttttttttttttttttttttgcgtcagctggtttttcttttttttttttttttttttttttttattatttttttttattttttgttttttttttttttttttccaacaaGATGCTgttaaatataaactacaaactTTATACCAATGAAATTTGATCATGCCATCAGTGATTGGCTCGGAGCCTACTGTTATGAAccatcaaaaaaaaatatataaatgcatgtatacgcttaaaataattggaaacataCAACAAAGTTATAGAAAATTGGGCCCGAGTGATTTTCTAAGGCAGTGCTCTACTATGACATATAAGTACCATTTCGTGTCCGGCCAAAAGGTATACGTATCTTCGTTCTAACCCCCATTGGccatttatattatatgttcCATGTAGCACtaagaattattttttattttattagagaCAGCTGTCGAAAGATTTGAATATTGCTttcaatatatgaataaatttctTATTATCTTATCTTTATTATTTCAACTCGAAACAAATGGTACAGCGGTTCGGAATAGCATTTTCCTGCAATAACAAGATCATATGTATAAGTATACGTACATAGGTAATCAAAGCAGTGCTGTCTTATTAGAAGTCCGATCAATAAATATACGGGCGCCAAATGGGACACTTGTAATTTTGTACACGAAATCCAATTTTGTGtagacaaaaataaattttgttcaaCAAAAATAAGTCCagattaacaaaatttataatatattacaaaagaAAGTTTTGTTATACAAACGATCTTTTCAGTGGACAAAAGTCATGACGAAATTCAATTTTGTAGACAAAATTCAATTTCGTGACACAAAATTGAATTCTGTCGTAACAAAATCACTTTCGTcttacaaaaatgttaaattatattaatagCTTCATTTCCTTTATGACAAAActaaattttgtttaataaaatcATCTTTCGGTggacaaatttcatttttgtcgacaaaatttatttttggcTCGGCGGAATTCAATTTCGTCTCGACAGAATTCATTTTCGTCAGTTTAGTATGCAAATGAGTCCATGTTTGACCTTTAATTTTGACCTTGTAAGTTGCTAACCGATTGGTTGAAACGCTTACAGTTCGCTCAATCTTTGGCGAAGGGTAACCGGACTTGAAAGTTGTGATATAATGAACGAATATTTGTTGAATAGGTACGTAATCATTACGCTTATGACAATTCATGTGCATTTCCTTGAAAGACTATATTCCATTGAGTATCCATTTCTGTATGTACGTAATCGGTG
Coding sequences:
- the LOC138316608 gene encoding histidine N-alpha-methyltransferase-like; translated protein: MADELKQTLVAGLESSPKYIPFSYEYDEVGSRLQKDNNDFNDGYYLTASETWILQHNVQDIIPDAPNDLTLVDLCSGDCSKTRFVIDDLIKRQSTLTFYPLDISGEFLLKAATKLKNEYGDSLKIHPIVSDYKEGIEQLRQIKGTKLILWIGTIFNLSYEDQISTLRLISTIMTDQCRLAFSADITLSRDAVLKAYNDDGAGLGIDLAMKKGEHLYLHEGVGLSCKYTLEQLQTIVEKAGLRLAGTLIDNKKHAVFCQCVTK